A genome region from Fervidicoccaceae archaeon includes the following:
- a CDS encoding protein-L-isoaspartate(D-aspartate) O-methyltransferase, whose translation MRRESLEREKRELLERLKREGVVKSERIARAFLKVPRELFVPPRLAARAYQDIPLPIGYGQTISAPHMVLIMTERLDPREGDKILEVGTGSGYQAALLAELVDPTGSGPGHVYTIERLPELAERARRNLERAGYADRVTVIVGDGSLGYPESAPYDGIIVTAAAPKIPEPLKRQLKIGGRIVAPVGDLFSQVLYVGVKVSESELELREDVPCVFVPLIGKEGWPEEIVESNSGYVT comes from the coding sequence TTGAGGCGCGAGAGCCTGGAGAGAGAGAAGAGAGAGCTCTTGGAGAGGCTCAAGCGAGAGGGCGTGGTTAAGAGCGAGAGGATCGCGAGAGCCTTCCTCAAAGTCCCGAGAGAGCTCTTCGTCCCTCCGCGCCTCGCCGCGAGAGCCTATCAGGATATCCCCCTGCCCATAGGCTACGGGCAGACGATAAGCGCGCCGCACATGGTGCTCATCATGACGGAGAGGCTCGACCCGCGAGAGGGAGACAAGATCCTCGAGGTGGGGACGGGGAGCGGTTATCAGGCCGCCCTGCTGGCCGAACTCGTCGACCCCACGGGCTCCGGACCCGGCCACGTCTACACTATAGAGAGGCTACCCGAGCTAGCTGAGCGAGCCCGCAGGAACCTCGAGAGAGCCGGCTACGCGGATAGAGTCACAGTGATCGTGGGAGACGGGAGCCTCGGATACCCGGAGAGCGCCCCCTACGACGGCATCATCGTGACGGCCGCGGCCCCGAAGATCCCCGAGCCTCTGAAGAGGCAGCTCAAGATAGGCGGGAGAATCGTCGCGCCCGTGGGCGATCTATTCTCCCAAGTGCTCTACGTGGGCGTCAAAGTGAGCGAGAGCGAGCTGGAGCTCCGAGAGGACGTCCCCTGCGTCTTCGTGCCGCTCATCGGAAAGGAGGGGTGGCCTGAGGAGATCGTCGAGAGCAATAGCGGCTACGTCACTTGA
- a CDS encoding transcription elongation factor NusA, whose product MSENDLRIMKLLIELESDGAFASLRDAELVRTIWSEDLVVVVVRATSASFSDLAKLSRKLGEALGKKVRVVESTRDFKKVFAETLSPVPVVGVNLLWLPDGTVQYIVRISRGDERLLPASRRSLEEVLSEIVRGQVQIKAE is encoded by the coding sequence GTGAGCGAGAACGATCTGAGGATCATGAAGCTTCTGATAGAGCTCGAGAGCGATGGGGCTTTCGCGAGCCTGAGAGATGCGGAGCTCGTTAGGACGATCTGGAGCGAGGACCTCGTGGTCGTCGTCGTGAGGGCGACATCGGCCTCGTTCTCGGATCTCGCTAAGCTCTCGAGAAAACTCGGAGAGGCCCTCGGCAAGAAGGTCCGAGTGGTGGAGAGCACGAGAGACTTCAAGAAGGTCTTCGCCGAGACTCTGAGCCCCGTTCCCGTCGTCGGCGTGAATCTGCTCTGGCTTCCCGACGGGACGGTGCAGTACATAGTTAGGATAAGCCGCGGAGACGAGAGGCTCCTCCCGGCGAGCCGCAGGTCGCTGGAGGAGGTCCTCAGCGAGATCGTGAGAGGTCAAGTCCAAATAAAAGCCGAGTAG
- a CDS encoding STT3 domain-containing protein, protein MSRSRAARLKRGRRAGRSSTWLSARSKHLAIAAVTLATMVGAYLRLIPALKHGLDLHEADPYLAYWIAQYLVEHGIASLRELTPDNPATHVFWYPWGRDLYHGEYPLMSIVAASLYPLAQVLGLSLKQLVALIPVLSGAAAIPVGYLLARAAAGELAGIAAAFFLAVTPGALERTISGFAEKTGFAAPLILAYLYMLLEALRRRSLTRAVGAGVLCGLIAWSWGGWQAFQLVAAAIFVFYPLVGEPDRRISRLSIAFAASAAIVSLSSPALFPRDELRGPVGLMLVSSLAPAFYSGLGRVLKSAESRTVKLVYAALLAALLLAALLGVLKGYVHISGRMLYLAGLAGPGDPLSASVAEHRTLPYNYVFREVGGAWLLSSVFLLYGVFACRRRPELLTLLVPTVVMLFLAFRSAYLMQTVATVLSASAGAALGLLSPLTSRVLSSREPDSLAAAGIGLVLMVLAALLAIHAKTAYATASSTVPLIRAGGAGLTVENKAWLYALDYVRENTDPGSVVVAWWDYGYWISVYGQRASVADGSTFNGTQIELLARALTASDEKEAVDIIFDDFRAPPNNTYLLFFEVLRSSSYGEIRLTGPVISLGTATVGMGDVPKSVWMLRIAGRLGTNEFAPYFTARPVPTQGGGQAYVAVPAWENETVRSVLLYRLLINGVSELGQKYTGGCANLTGVHQFIDWSSLYTGQPIALSAEPLEHFELEKVFVDCIYETSTDAAFVAVFLYKVKP, encoded by the coding sequence TTGTCGAGGAGTCGAGCAGCCAGACTCAAGCGCGGGCGCCGAGCGGGCAGAAGCTCGACGTGGCTGAGCGCGAGGAGCAAGCATCTCGCGATCGCGGCGGTGACTCTCGCGACGATGGTTGGCGCGTATCTCCGCCTCATCCCGGCGCTCAAGCACGGCCTCGACCTGCACGAGGCCGACCCCTACTTGGCCTATTGGATAGCTCAATACCTCGTCGAGCACGGGATAGCCTCGCTGCGCGAGCTGACGCCCGATAATCCCGCCACACACGTGTTTTGGTATCCTTGGGGGAGGGACCTCTACCACGGCGAGTACCCGCTGATGTCCATCGTAGCGGCCTCTCTCTACCCCCTCGCGCAAGTTCTGGGGCTCTCTCTCAAACAGCTCGTCGCTTTGATCCCCGTTCTCTCCGGAGCGGCGGCGATACCGGTGGGCTACCTCCTCGCGAGAGCGGCGGCCGGAGAGTTAGCCGGCATCGCCGCGGCGTTCTTCCTAGCCGTAACTCCCGGGGCGCTCGAGAGGACCATCTCCGGGTTCGCCGAGAAGACGGGGTTCGCTGCGCCACTCATCTTGGCCTATCTGTATATGCTCCTCGAGGCGCTTAGACGCCGTAGCCTGACGAGAGCTGTCGGGGCTGGAGTCCTCTGCGGATTGATCGCCTGGAGCTGGGGGGGCTGGCAGGCCTTTCAGCTCGTGGCCGCCGCCATCTTCGTCTTCTACCCCCTCGTGGGAGAGCCAGATCGCCGGATCTCGAGACTCTCCATAGCTTTCGCCGCCTCTGCTGCCATCGTCTCTCTCTCCTCTCCGGCTCTCTTCCCGCGCGATGAGCTGAGAGGGCCCGTCGGTCTGATGCTCGTCTCCTCGCTCGCGCCCGCGTTCTACTCGGGTCTCGGGAGAGTCCTCAAGAGTGCTGAGTCGAGGACCGTCAAGCTCGTCTACGCGGCTCTCCTCGCAGCTCTCCTCCTCGCGGCCCTCCTCGGAGTGCTCAAGGGCTACGTGCACATCAGCGGTAGAATGCTCTACCTAGCTGGGCTGGCTGGGCCCGGCGACCCTCTCTCGGCCTCGGTGGCCGAGCACAGAACCCTCCCCTACAACTATGTTTTCAGAGAAGTCGGGGGGGCCTGGCTCCTCTCGTCGGTCTTCCTGCTTTACGGCGTGTTCGCGTGTAGGAGGAGGCCCGAGCTCCTGACGCTCTTGGTCCCAACCGTCGTCATGCTCTTCCTGGCGTTCAGGTCCGCCTACCTAATGCAGACCGTCGCCACGGTGCTCTCGGCTAGCGCCGGAGCGGCCCTCGGCCTGCTCTCGCCTCTGACCTCCAGGGTGCTCTCCTCAAGGGAGCCCGACTCTCTGGCAGCCGCCGGCATCGGGCTTGTCCTCATGGTGCTTGCGGCTCTGCTTGCCATTCATGCCAAGACAGCCTACGCCACTGCGTCGAGCACGGTGCCTCTCATTCGAGCCGGCGGCGCCGGGCTCACGGTCGAGAACAAGGCCTGGCTCTACGCTCTCGACTACGTTAGGGAGAACACGGATCCCGGCAGCGTCGTCGTGGCCTGGTGGGACTACGGCTACTGGATTTCGGTGTACGGTCAGAGAGCTTCCGTGGCCGATGGCTCTACCTTTAACGGCACGCAGATAGAGCTGCTAGCGAGAGCCCTGACTGCCTCCGACGAGAAGGAGGCGGTGGACATCATATTCGACGACTTCAGGGCTCCGCCGAACAACACGTACCTCCTATTCTTCGAGGTGCTCAGGAGCTCCTCCTACGGGGAGATCAGATTAACGGGCCCCGTCATATCGCTCGGCACGGCCACGGTCGGAATGGGCGACGTGCCAAAGAGCGTGTGGATGCTGAGGATCGCCGGGAGGCTGGGCACCAACGAGTTCGCACCGTACTTCACGGCGAGGCCTGTCCCGACGCAGGGCGGGGGACAGGCCTACGTCGCCGTCCCGGCGTGGGAGAACGAGACCGTCAGGAGCGTTTTGCTCTACAGGCTGCTCATCAACGGCGTGAGCGAGCTGGGCCAGAAGTACACGGGAGGCTGCGCTAATCTGACGGGCGTTCACCAATTCATCGACTGGAGCTCGCTGTACACCGGGCAGCCGATCGCGCTGAGCGCCGAGCCCCTAGAGCACTTCGAGCTGGAGAAGGTCTTCGTTGACTGCATATACGAGACGTCGACGGACGCGGCCTTCGTGGCGGTCTTCCTGTACAAGGTTAAGCCCTAG
- a CDS encoding zinc finger domain-containing protein, which yields MQRAESVIGARAPKCSSCNRFILPGERATKFPCPSCGKTTIIRCRKCRSLSVSYTCPACGFTGP from the coding sequence GTGCAAAGGGCCGAGAGCGTGATAGGCGCCAGAGCTCCCAAGTGCTCCAGCTGCAACAGATTCATCCTGCCGGGCGAGAGAGCGACGAAATTTCCGTGTCCGAGCTGCGGGAAGACCACGATAATTAGGTGCAGAAAGTGCCGCTCTCTCTCGGTCTCTTACACTTGCCCGGCCTGCGGCTTCACCGGCCCCTGA
- the fen gene encoding flap endonuclease-1, whose amino-acid sequence MGVDLRELIPPEASRELELSELSGRVVALDAYNVLYQFLAAIRQPDGSPLVDSKGRVTSHLSGLFYRTVNFVELGLRPVYVFDGAPPSLKERELERRRKLKEEAEEKFKLAAAEGRVEEARRYAQIASRLTDEMVSDAQRLLDAMGVPWVQAPAEGEAQAAHIAAKGDAWAAGSQDYDSLLFGAPRLLRNLAITGRRKLPKKDVYVEVKPELIEAEKLYKALGLTREHLIVIAILLGTDYNPGGVRGVGPKTALKIVRSHADPREALRSLPPSPIDYEEIFEAFLRPRVTDDYSLEWRSPDHEAVKRILVEEHDFSEERVETALRRLEQATSRRRTRGLDAWLK is encoded by the coding sequence CTGGGCGTCGACCTCCGAGAGCTCATACCGCCCGAGGCCTCGAGAGAGCTAGAGCTCTCGGAGCTCTCCGGGCGAGTCGTTGCTCTCGACGCCTACAACGTGCTCTATCAGTTCCTAGCGGCCATAAGGCAGCCCGATGGCAGCCCTCTCGTGGACTCTAAGGGCAGAGTCACGAGCCACCTGAGCGGCCTGTTCTACAGAACGGTCAACTTCGTAGAGCTTGGCCTGAGGCCCGTGTACGTGTTCGACGGAGCTCCGCCGAGCCTCAAGGAGAGGGAGCTCGAGCGGAGGAGGAAGTTGAAGGAGGAGGCGGAGGAGAAGTTCAAGCTGGCGGCGGCCGAGGGGAGAGTCGAGGAGGCTAGGAGATACGCCCAGATTGCTTCTAGGCTCACCGACGAGATGGTCTCCGACGCGCAGAGGCTCCTCGACGCCATGGGAGTGCCGTGGGTTCAGGCCCCAGCCGAGGGGGAGGCTCAGGCTGCACACATAGCCGCGAAGGGAGACGCTTGGGCGGCCGGGAGCCAGGACTACGACAGCCTGCTCTTTGGAGCTCCTAGACTCCTCAGGAATCTCGCGATAACCGGCAGGAGAAAGCTGCCGAAGAAGGACGTATACGTCGAGGTAAAGCCCGAGCTCATAGAGGCCGAGAAGCTCTACAAAGCTCTCGGCTTGACGCGCGAGCATCTGATCGTCATCGCGATATTGCTCGGCACGGACTACAACCCCGGCGGAGTCCGAGGCGTGGGACCAAAGACTGCGCTGAAGATCGTGAGGTCTCACGCCGACCCGAGAGAAGCCCTGCGCTCTCTGCCCCCCTCGCCGATAGACTACGAGGAGATATTCGAGGCCTTCCTCAGACCGCGAGTAACCGACGACTACTCGCTCGAATGGAGGAGCCCGGACCACGAGGCCGTGAAGAGGATCCTCGTCGAAGAGCACGACTTCAGCGAGGAGAGAGTGGAGACCGCGCTGAGGCGACTGGAGCAGGCGACGAGTCGAAGGAGGACGCGGGGGCTGGACGCCTGGCTCAAGTGA
- a CDS encoding CDC48 family AAA ATPase, which produces MSEGEGGFGGGEVPAQPPAKSEKKELVLRVAEAKQKDVGRGKVRIDANLLKQIEVEPGDVIEIEGRRKTVAIAWPSYNEDQGEDIIRMDGLIRKNASVGIGDKVVVRKAQTKPAQRVKLAPSNFNMQVDQSFVNYVKRRLLDYPVLEGDTVLIPVLGQAIPFTVIQTKPDGPVVITQDTMVQVLERPVEISKLPKVTYEDIGGLKTVIQRVRELVELPMKYPELFKRLGIEPPKGVILYGPPGCGKTLLAKAVANETNAYFISINGPEIMSKFYGESEQRLREIFEEAKKHAPAIIFIDEIDSIAPKREEVVGEVERRVVSQLLALMDGLEARGDVVVIAATNRINAVDPALRRPGRFDREIEIPLPDKQGRLEILQIHTRNMPLADDVNLEELAEITHGYTGADLAALAREAAMHALRRYMPYIDLTSERIPEEILEKMEVTRKDFFEAMKEIVPSGLREVYVEVPNIRWTDIGGLEEVKQSLREAVEWPLRNPEAFKRLGIEPPKGILLFGPSGCGKTLLAKAVATESEANFIAIRGPEILSKWVGESERAIRELFRRARQYAPAVVVIEEIESIAPLRGMAADSHVTERVVSQLLTELDGLQPMHNVVFIATTNRPDMIDPAVLRPGRIDKMIFVPPPDRDARLEILKVHTRRMPLDKDVDLEEIATLTEGYSGADLAALVREAGLRALRENMAASKVSRRHFDEALQTVKPSLSKEGVEFYIRWYEQLRRAGVARKVETSPYA; this is translated from the coding sequence ATGAGCGAGGGAGAGGGAGGGTTCGGCGGCGGCGAAGTCCCGGCTCAGCCTCCCGCGAAGAGCGAGAAGAAGGAGCTGGTGCTGCGAGTGGCTGAGGCCAAGCAGAAAGACGTCGGCCGAGGCAAGGTCAGAATAGACGCTAATCTGCTCAAACAGATCGAGGTCGAGCCCGGCGACGTCATAGAGATAGAGGGCAGGAGGAAGACCGTGGCGATCGCATGGCCCAGCTACAACGAGGACCAGGGCGAGGACATAATAAGGATGGACGGCCTCATCAGAAAGAACGCGAGCGTTGGGATAGGAGACAAAGTGGTGGTCAGGAAGGCTCAGACCAAGCCGGCTCAGCGAGTCAAGCTAGCCCCCAGCAACTTCAACATGCAGGTGGACCAGAGCTTCGTGAACTACGTCAAGAGGAGGCTCCTAGATTACCCCGTGCTCGAGGGAGACACGGTCCTCATCCCGGTCTTGGGCCAGGCTATACCCTTCACGGTCATTCAGACCAAGCCCGACGGCCCCGTCGTGATCACGCAGGACACAATGGTGCAAGTGCTGGAGAGGCCCGTCGAGATCTCCAAGCTGCCCAAGGTGACCTACGAGGACATAGGGGGGCTGAAGACGGTAATACAGAGGGTCAGAGAGCTCGTCGAGCTGCCAATGAAGTACCCCGAGCTCTTCAAGAGACTCGGCATAGAGCCCCCGAAGGGGGTCATACTCTACGGCCCCCCCGGCTGCGGCAAGACCTTGCTGGCCAAGGCCGTCGCCAATGAGACCAACGCTTACTTCATATCGATAAACGGCCCCGAGATCATGAGCAAGTTCTACGGCGAGAGCGAGCAGAGGCTGAGGGAGATATTCGAGGAGGCCAAGAAACACGCCCCAGCCATCATATTCATCGATGAGATAGACAGCATCGCCCCGAAGAGAGAGGAGGTGGTCGGCGAGGTCGAGAGGAGGGTGGTCTCGCAGCTCCTAGCGCTCATGGACGGTCTCGAGGCCAGAGGAGACGTGGTGGTAATAGCTGCCACCAACAGGATAAACGCCGTGGACCCGGCCCTCAGGAGGCCCGGCAGATTCGACAGGGAGATCGAGATCCCGCTGCCCGATAAGCAGGGGAGGCTCGAGATCCTCCAGATACACACGCGCAACATGCCCCTGGCCGACGACGTCAACCTCGAGGAGCTGGCCGAGATAACTCACGGCTACACCGGCGCAGACCTCGCCGCACTGGCCCGAGAGGCGGCGATGCACGCTCTGAGAAGATACATGCCGTACATAGACCTCACGAGCGAGAGGATCCCCGAAGAGATCCTAGAGAAGATGGAGGTCACGAGGAAAGACTTCTTCGAGGCCATGAAGGAGATCGTGCCGAGCGGGTTGAGAGAGGTCTACGTCGAGGTCCCGAACATCAGGTGGACCGACATAGGAGGGCTCGAGGAGGTCAAGCAGAGTCTGCGCGAGGCCGTCGAGTGGCCCCTGAGGAACCCGGAGGCCTTCAAGAGGCTCGGCATAGAGCCCCCGAAGGGCATACTGCTCTTCGGCCCCTCCGGCTGCGGCAAGACCCTGCTGGCCAAGGCCGTCGCGACGGAGAGCGAGGCCAACTTCATCGCCATAAGAGGCCCCGAGATACTGAGCAAGTGGGTCGGCGAGAGCGAGAGGGCGATAAGGGAGCTGTTCAGGAGAGCGAGGCAATACGCTCCGGCCGTGGTGGTCATCGAGGAGATAGAGTCGATAGCTCCGCTCAGAGGCATGGCCGCCGACTCGCACGTTACCGAGAGGGTAGTGAGCCAGCTCCTGACGGAACTCGACGGCCTGCAGCCGATGCACAACGTAGTATTCATCGCCACTACGAATAGGCCGGACATGATCGACCCAGCCGTGCTCAGACCGGGCAGGATAGACAAGATGATCTTCGTCCCGCCCCCCGACAGAGACGCTAGGCTCGAGATATTGAAGGTCCACACGAGGAGAATGCCGCTAGACAAGGACGTGGATCTGGAGGAGATAGCCACGCTCACGGAGGGTTACAGCGGAGCGGACCTCGCGGCCTTAGTTAGAGAGGCCGGTCTCAGAGCTTTGAGAGAGAACATGGCCGCCAGCAAAGTGAGCAGGAGGCACTTCGACGAGGCCCTGCAGACGGTGAAGCCTTCGCTCTCGAAGGAGGGAGTAGAATTCTACATAAGATGGTACGAGCAGCTCAGGCGAGCCGGAGTCGCTAGAAAGGTGGAGACCTCCCCCTACGCCTGA
- the pth2 gene encoding peptidyl-tRNA hydrolase Pth2, with translation MPETLNKLEAVDAEARALPSSRGYKQVIAVRRDLKMSAGKLAAQVAHGSVSSVLECLLRGGEWEKWLWKWYEEGQKKVVVAVEGEAQLIEIYGRARSLGLPTSLIRDAGLTELPPGTATCAAIGPAPEELVDKVSGSLPLF, from the coding sequence GTGCCCGAGACCCTTAATAAACTCGAGGCAGTCGACGCGGAGGCGCGCGCCTTGCCCTCGAGCCGCGGATACAAGCAGGTCATCGCGGTCAGGAGGGACCTGAAGATGAGCGCGGGGAAGCTCGCGGCTCAAGTCGCGCACGGCAGCGTCTCGAGCGTCCTCGAGTGCTTGCTGCGCGGCGGAGAGTGGGAGAAGTGGCTCTGGAAGTGGTACGAGGAGGGTCAGAAGAAGGTCGTCGTCGCGGTCGAGGGAGAAGCCCAACTCATTGAGATCTACGGGAGAGCCAGGAGCTTGGGTCTGCCCACTTCTTTGATCAGAGACGCGGGGTTGACCGAGCTACCCCCGGGGACCGCGACCTGCGCTGCGATCGGGCCAGCCCCCGAGGAGCTGGTCGATAAGGTCTCGGGCTCTCTGCCGCTCTTCTGA
- a CDS encoding elongation factor 1-beta, with protein sequence MARVLVVLKVYPSDVDEGLRRRILDELRVKLPSDFDLVRATEEPVAFGYSVLRIYVTIPEDIEGGTQALEDAVASVSGVDEVEVEMVHRLSEF encoded by the coding sequence ATGGCCAGAGTGCTCGTGGTGTTGAAGGTCTATCCCTCCGACGTCGACGAGGGGCTCAGGAGGAGAATACTCGACGAGCTCCGGGTTAAGCTCCCGAGCGACTTCGACCTCGTGAGGGCAACAGAAGAGCCCGTGGCCTTCGGCTACAGCGTGTTGAGGATCTACGTGACTATCCCCGAAGACATCGAGGGAGGCACGCAAGCGCTCGAGGACGCGGTGGCGAGCGTGAGCGGCGTCGACGAAGTGGAAGTTGAAATGGTTCACAGACTGAGCGAGTTCTAG
- a CDS encoding NAD(+)/NADH kinase produces MSREVVIFVKSESAEALAAARSVASAIADAGGVPALAEESGLDPSSALSITRRASLRDKSVEKVVVVGGDGTFLRAARILAGDPHVMLVCAGGRCFHHDVSAREAARFAVDFVRGRYALQRYPIMLVEAEGTEPATFLNDALIAGDHLKVVRLSLAIGRSRPLELHGDGVIVSTAPGSTAYSLSAGGPVVSTSTWSIVVTPLNAIQLSARPIVLDIMTGISARVLEESRCEPRLIVDGEERSKLRRGARALFRFSGRALSVARFKRVDVYSRLFGQR; encoded by the coding sequence TTGTCGAGAGAGGTGGTCATCTTCGTTAAGAGCGAGAGCGCCGAGGCGCTTGCCGCGGCGAGGAGCGTGGCCTCGGCCATAGCCGACGCGGGGGGAGTCCCGGCGCTGGCCGAGGAGTCGGGGCTCGATCCTTCCTCAGCTCTCTCGATAACTAGGAGGGCGTCGCTGAGGGACAAGAGCGTCGAAAAGGTGGTGGTCGTCGGCGGCGACGGCACGTTCCTGCGAGCGGCCAGAATCTTAGCGGGGGATCCCCACGTAATGCTCGTGTGCGCCGGCGGGAGATGCTTCCACCACGACGTCTCGGCTCGGGAGGCCGCGAGGTTCGCTGTCGACTTCGTGCGCGGGAGGTACGCGCTCCAACGCTACCCAATAATGTTGGTCGAGGCAGAGGGGACGGAGCCCGCCACGTTCCTCAATGACGCTCTGATAGCGGGGGACCACCTCAAGGTCGTGAGGCTCTCGCTCGCGATCGGGCGCTCCAGGCCTCTAGAGCTGCACGGGGACGGAGTCATCGTCTCGACTGCCCCGGGCTCGACGGCCTACAGCTTGAGCGCCGGGGGCCCTGTCGTCTCTACTTCGACTTGGAGCATCGTAGTCACGCCGCTCAACGCCATACAGCTGAGCGCGAGGCCTATCGTTTTGGACATCATGACGGGGATATCTGCTAGAGTCCTCGAGGAGAGCCGATGCGAGCCGAGGCTCATAGTGGATGGCGAGGAGCGCTCCAAGCTGAGGAGAGGAGCCCGAGCGCTCTTTAGATTCAGCGGGAGAGCGCTCAGCGTGGCGAGGTTCAAGCGCGTTGACGTCTATTCGAGGCTCTTCGGTCAGCGATAG
- a CDS encoding DUF371 domain-containing protein produces the protein MFVVEVVRARGHPNIRAEHEGTLEITRDEDLTPRGDCIIGVSADKAARDLSPRLKGLLREGRPLLVVLAAGGFVDFLECSGSPELELSDPERIVVRRSGYIEPSTLCVRASKAARDIDRRLVASLRSGSPLLVLLASPAYSQV, from the coding sequence GTGTTCGTGGTGGAAGTCGTACGAGCGAGGGGCCACCCCAATATCAGAGCGGAGCACGAGGGGACTTTAGAGATCACTCGCGATGAGGACCTCACTCCTCGAGGCGACTGCATTATTGGGGTCTCGGCCGATAAAGCGGCGAGAGACCTGAGCCCGAGGCTCAAGGGGCTTCTGAGGGAGGGGAGGCCTCTGCTCGTGGTCTTAGCCGCGGGAGGATTCGTCGATTTCCTCGAGTGCTCGGGCTCCCCGGAGCTCGAGCTCAGCGACCCCGAGAGGATTGTAGTGAGGAGAAGCGGTTACATCGAGCCCTCAACTCTGTGCGTGAGGGCTAGCAAAGCTGCTCGCGACATCGATAGGAGGCTCGTGGCCTCGCTCAGATCGGGCTCCCCTCTCCTCGTCCTGCTCGCCTCCCCCGCTTACTCTCAAGTCTAG
- the truD gene encoding tRNA pseudouridine(13) synthase TruD, producing the protein MYYREIGVSRYAFGPLGLDPGDFLKECRDFVVVERPAIEWSERGLAVYRLAKEGVDTLTALAWLRRAARLGSVGYAGLKDANSLSVQYVTASCRDCPALVELPWGRAELVGRALSHARRGRLEANSFAVRLGGLEGAKAEDLVSSLSSERGPRILNYFGPQRFGVSRPLNSELGLMLLNRDLEGFKRALESKPELGWWERLAVKAEALEELLEGPTRIAVELAVSAYQALVFNRCLSEAAEDGRVSSKSIGLLPGLGLSKLSKLSWIDARFAECVFSSVEGDGLTEEDFALSGALRLRARARPLSVRVEGLRASSSRRGGAAIAFSLPSGSYASIFLRELFGESIEWLTRRCKRRVFASPHDY; encoded by the coding sequence TTGTATTATCGCGAGATAGGCGTCTCGCGCTACGCCTTCGGCCCTCTCGGGCTGGACCCGGGCGATTTCCTGAAAGAGTGCAGAGACTTCGTCGTTGTGGAGAGGCCCGCGATAGAGTGGTCCGAGAGGGGGCTCGCCGTTTATAGGCTCGCGAAGGAGGGAGTAGACACGCTCACCGCGCTGGCCTGGCTCAGGAGAGCCGCTCGCCTCGGCTCCGTGGGCTATGCTGGCTTGAAGGACGCGAACTCCCTCTCGGTGCAGTACGTGACTGCCTCGTGTCGCGATTGTCCGGCGCTCGTTGAGCTGCCATGGGGCCGAGCAGAGCTCGTGGGTCGAGCGCTTAGCCACGCGAGGAGGGGGCGGCTGGAGGCGAACTCCTTCGCGGTTAGGCTCGGGGGCCTCGAGGGCGCGAAGGCCGAGGACCTCGTCTCGTCGCTCTCCTCGGAGAGGGGCCCGAGGATTCTGAATTACTTCGGGCCTCAGCGCTTCGGCGTCTCGAGGCCTCTCAATAGCGAGCTAGGCTTAATGTTGTTGAACAGAGACCTCGAGGGATTCAAGCGAGCGCTGGAGAGCAAGCCCGAGCTGGGGTGGTGGGAGAGGCTGGCGGTGAAGGCCGAGGCCCTCGAGGAGCTCCTCGAGGGGCCGACTAGAATCGCCGTGGAGCTCGCGGTCTCGGCCTATCAGGCTCTAGTCTTCAACAGGTGCCTCAGCGAGGCGGCCGAGGATGGTAGAGTCAGCTCCAAGTCTATTGGCCTCCTGCCCGGTCTGGGCCTCTCCAAGCTCTCCAAGCTCTCGTGGATAGACGCGAGGTTCGCCGAGTGCGTCTTCAGCTCCGTCGAGGGGGACGGCCTGACCGAGGAGGACTTCGCGTTGAGCGGGGCGCTGAGGCTCCGAGCTCGCGCCAGACCTCTCTCGGTGAGAGTCGAGGGGCTTCGGGCTTCCTCCTCAAGGAGGGGGGGAGCCGCGATAGCCTTCTCGCTGCCCTCGGGCTCCTACGCCTCGATATTTCTCCGAGAGCTCTTCGGGGAGTCGATCGAGTGGCTGACGAGGAGGTGCAAGAGGAGGGTCTTCGCGTCGCCGCACGATTATTAA